A DNA window from Ipomoea triloba cultivar NCNSP0323 chromosome 10, ASM357664v1 contains the following coding sequences:
- the LOC116032334 gene encoding putative F-box protein At5g62660, which produces MSASEKTAAGSMISLLHFLPQDILVEILSKLPAKSLVRFRCVSKFFYALVADHAFGVMHRSLSLKLPSREGILISISARHSPSPAYYTINLSDENPRRPGMLQANRLAYLDTEPLLIGCLGSSSDGLICLSRPIGDVVVFNVSTGQRISLPRIQFHCPYPHSTCALLGFDSQSKRYKVLMSARIIDQGSRSNYIEYKHWVLTVGVDKSWREINFTYSHPFSPSDLYPCPSYCNSVYIDGIIYFYNWRIKDYHIIASFEFRSESCSLIPFPVEGSSSSSQYHYCDHIFGCFTLLQVDGGRLAIVLLHKRGSLCYMDVSTWEKSKECWEKITMPIPLEESRTINQSLVVHYTTNHFGEIVLLCKNSERFSILVCNLKSTVWRQFDIGKSTVWRQFDIGGVEEFPFLYCTDVRMYRTRDNVFSLE; this is translated from the coding sequence ATGAGCGCATCGGAGAAGACGGCGGCTGGTTCAATGATATcgcttcttcattttcttccccAAGACATTCTCGTCGAGATCCTCTCCAAGCTTCCTGCTAAATCGCTAGTACGATTCAGGTGCGTTTCTAAATTCTTTTATGCTCTCGTAGCTGATCATGCCTTTGGCGTTATGCATCGCAGCTTGTCCTTGAAGCTTCCCAGTAGAGAGGGCATCCTCATCTCTATCTCCGCCCGTCACTCCCCCTCCCCTGCGTATTACACCATAAATTTAAGCGATGAAAACCCCCGGCGGCCGGGAATGCTCCAAGCCAACCGTCTCGCCTACTTGGACACTGAACCCCTTCTGATAGGCTGTTTAGGCTCCTCCTCCGATGGCCTGATTTGTCTGTCCAGACCCATTGGAGACGTCGTTGTTTTCAACGTTAGTACGGGACAACGTATTTCCCTTCCAAGAATCCAATTCCACTGCCCCTATCCACATTCAACCTGTGCACTGTTGGGGTTTGATTCACAATCTAAAAGATACAAGGTTTTGATGTCAGCCAGGATAATTGATCAAGGCAGCAGGTCCAACTACATTGAGTATAAGCATTGGGTTTTGACTGTGGGAGTGGATAAATCATGGAGGGAGATCAACTTCACCTATTCCCACCCCTTCTCCCCCTCCGATTTGTATCCCTGCCCTAGCTACTGTAATAGTGTCTACATTGACGGCATTATCTATTTCTATAATTGGCGGATTAAAGATTACCACATAATAGCATCATTTGAATTTAGGTCTGAGAGTTGTTCTTTGATACCATTTCCAGTTGAaggttcatcatcatcatcacagtATCACTATTGTGATCATATTTTCGGATGTTTTACATTGTTACAAGTTGATGGAGGTCGACTGGCTATTGTTCTTCTTCACAAAAGAGGCAGCCTATGCTACATGGATGTTTCGACTTGGGAGAAATCTAAGGAATGCTGGGAGAAGATTACTATGCCCATTCCACTAGAAGAGAGTAGAACAATCAACCAATCCTTAGTGGTGCACTATACTACGAATCATTTTGGGGAGATTGTGTTGTTATGTAAAAATAGTGAACGATTTTCCATTTTAGTTTGTAACTTGAAAAGTACAGTTTGGAGACAATTTGATATAGGGAAAAGTACAGTTTGGAGACAATTTGATATAGGTGGAGTTGAGGAATTTCCATTTCTTTACTGTACGGATGTTAGAATGTATAGAACTAGGGACAATGTGTTTTCTTTGGAGTAG
- the LOC116033669 gene encoding protein SRG1-like: MAAVEAKAVSLPVPSVQQLAKENPAVVPSRYIRQDIKSPAPEKPPCSPTDVPVIDMQKLVSEEFSGEESPELQKLHCACKDWGFFQLINHGVRSSVVEKAKREVQEFFNLPLEEKENKYGIAEGEKEGFGQHFIVSQEQKLDWADMFYIKTLPTHIRSPKLFPKLPQPFRDTIEEYSVEVHKVAMKVLNLLAKKLGIKAEEMRMLFEEGMQSMRMNYYPPCPHPELVMGLSPHSDPGGLTILLQANETKGLEIKKYGVWIPIVPIPNAFIVNVGDSVEIFTNGIYRSIEHRGVVSPDKERVSIATFHSPKMNAELGPATSLITPQTPANFKRINVADFYRLFFKCKLDGKSRIERLRIANDYGGKS; the protein is encoded by the exons ATGGCCGCCGTGGAAGCTAAAGCTGTCTCTCTTCCAGTGCCTAGCGTCCAGCAGCTGGCCAAGGAAAACCCCGCCGTGGTTCCAAGCCGGTATATCCGACAGGATATCAAATCTCCGGCACCGGAGAAACCACCTTGTTCTCCCACGGATGTCCCGGTGATTGACATGCAAAAGTTAGTTTCTGAGGAATTTTCCGGGGAGGAGTCGCCGGAGCTTCAGAAGCTGCACTGTGCCTGCAAGGATTGGGGTTTCTTTCAGCTGATAAATCATGGGGTGAGGTCTTCAGTGGTGGAGAAGGCGAAACGTGAGGTCCAGGAGTTTTTTAATCTGCCATTGgaagagaaggagaacaagtatGGGATAGCGGAAGGGGAGAAAGAAGGGTTTGGTCAGCACTTTATTGTGTCTCAAGAGCAGAAGCTGGACTGGGCAGATATGTTTTACATTAAAACCCTACCGACCCATATAAGATCACCTAAACTTTTTCCAAAGCTGCCACAACCTTTCAG GGATACTATAGAAGAGTACTCAGTTGAAGTACACAAGGTTGCCATGAAGGTCCTAAACCTTTTGGCAAAGAAACTGGGAATAAAAGCTGAAGAAATGAGAATGCTTTTCGAAGAAGGAATGCAATCAATGAGGATGAACTATTATCCACCATGTCCCCATCCAGAGCTTGTGATGGGTCTCAGCCCTCACTCCGATCCCGGTGGTTTAACTATCCTCCTTCAAGCAAATGAAACAAAGGGTCTCGAGATCAAAAAGTATGGAGTTTGGATTCCTATTGTGCCAATCCCTAATGCCTTCATTGTTAATGTGGGAGATTCTGTGGAG aTCTTTACGAATGGAATTTATCGTAGCATTGAGCATAGAGGAGTAGTAAGTCCAGACAAGGAGAGGGTATCCATTGCAACATTTCACAGCCCAAAGATGAATGCTGAATTAGGTCCAGCTACCAGCCTTATCACCCCTCAAACCCCAGCAAATTTTAAGAGGATTAATGTAGCTGATTTTTACCgtctattttttaaatgtaaattgGATGGTAAATCTCGTATTGAAAGGTTAAGGATTGCCAACGACTATGGAGGTAAGAGCTAA
- the LOC116033673 gene encoding codeine O-demethylase-like, translating to MEADAQTLGLSLPVPSVQQLVKDNPNAVPSRYIRDGVESPASAKSLTAVNNVPVIDMQKLVSEDSEEFQKLHLACKDWGFFHLINHGVNGSLVEEVKREIKGFFNLPLEEKQSKYGQAEGDTDGFGQLFVVSEEQKLDWADMFYLKTLPANIRSPNVFPKLPEAFRNTIEAYSVEMHKLSMKVLCFLAKNLGIKSEEMSMLFEEGMQSMRMNYYPPCPQSELVMGLSPHSDAGGLTILLQVNETTGLEIKKDGTWFPVVPIPNAFVVNVGDCVEIFSNGIYRSIEHRALVSTNKVRISIATFQSPRLDSELGPSTSLINTQNSAKFKRVSVPDFFRLFFGRKLEGKSHVDVLRIGND from the exons ATGGAAGCCGATGCACAGACCCTTGGTCTCTCTCTCCCAGTACCCAGCGTCCAGCAGCTAGTCAAAGACAACCCGAACGCGGTTCCGAGCCGGTATATACGCGACGGCGTCGAATCTCCGGCGTCTGCGAAATCGTTAACCGCCGTAAATAATGTTCCGGTGATCGACATGCAAAAATTAGTGTCTGAGGATTCAGAGGAGTTTCAGAAGCTTCACTTGGCCTGCAAAGATTGGGGTTTCTTTCACCTTATCAATCATGGAGTGAACGGTTCATTAGTGGAGGAAGTAAAACGCGAGATCAAAGGATTCTTTAATCTGCCATTGGAAGAGAAGCAGAGCAAGTATGGGCAAGCGGAAGGGGACACAGATGGGTTCGGTCAGCTCTTCGTTGTGTCTGAGGAACAGAAGCTTGACTGGGCAGATATGTTTTACCTTAAAACTTTGCCAGCCAACATAAGATCGCCTAACGTTTTTCCAAAGCTACCAGAAGCCTTcag GAATACTATAGAAGCATACTCAGTCGAAATGCACAAGCTTTCCATGAAGGTTTTATGCTTTTTGGCAAAAAATCTGGGAATAAAATCAGAAGAAATGAGTATGCTTTTTGAAGAAGGTATGCAGTCAATGAGGATGAACTACTATCCACCATGTCCTCAGTCAGAGCTTGTAATGGGCCTCAGTCCTCACTCCGATGCTGGCGGCCTAACTATACTCCTTCAAGTCAATGAAACAACAGGTCTCGAAATTAAAAAAGATGGAACTTGGTTTCCTGTTGTCCCTATTCCTAATGCTTTCGTTGTTAATGTTGGAGATTGCGTGGAG ATCTTCTCGAACGGAATTTATCGCAGCATTGAGCATAGAGCTTTAGTAAGTACAAACAAAGTGAGGATATCTATTGCAACATTTCAAAGTCCGAGGTTGGATAGTGAGTTAGGTCCATCTACGAGCCTTATAAACACTCAAAACTCAGCAAAGTTCAAAAGGGTTAGTGTCCCTGATTTTTTCCGTCTGTTTTTTGGGCGTAAATTGGAGGGCAAATCTCATGTAGATGTCTTGAGGATTGGCAATGACTGA